In Engraulis encrasicolus isolate BLACKSEA-1 chromosome 15, IST_EnEncr_1.0, whole genome shotgun sequence, the genomic window AGCTTTTGAggcagtggaggagtggagaggagaatagagaaggggggaggagaggagaggagaggagactagaggagaatagaggagaggagaggagaggagaggagaggagaggagaggagaggagaggagaggagactagatgaGAAAAGCGGAGAGGAGACTAGATGAgaaaagcggagaggagaggagagacaggtgagTGACAAAGGTGTGCATGAGTAGAGAACACTCCTCACCTGTTTGTGGGCCAATATGGCATAGGAAATGAGAACAGCATAAGGGTGAGAAGAGGAGGTGTAGGCGGGGAGGGGAGAGTACAGAACAGTAAGTCTCACCTGTCCATAAGCAAAGATGGTGGCGTTGTAGCCTTCGAAGCATCCTTCAATCAGCTTCTCTGTGCAGTTGGCGTAGATGGCGTCCTGGGTAGTGTCCATGTCGAAGACAAAGTCGTAGGTGAAGGCCTTGTCTTTTCCCAGCATCACCTGAGGCTCGCCGGGGGTGACGAACGTGCAGATGTGACATCCTTCGATCTTCTCGCGCGCCAGCTGAGGACGGACCctggaggcagacacagagagagagagacacaaaatgTACATTACATTAAGGCACAAATAGACCAGACGGAACTTCCAGCGATTTTGTTTTGAgtcgacagaagagacaaaagcgagtTGGGCGACTACTAGGGGCGATTTCAGCAACTAGGGGCCAGTTGGGTGGTGACTAGAGGCCAGTTGGGTGACTAGAGGCCAGTTGGGTGGTGACTAGAGGCCAGTTGGGTGACTAGAGGCCAGTTGGGTGGTGACTAGAGGCCAGTTGGGTGACTAGAGGCCAGTTGGGTGGTGACTAGAGGCCAGTTGGGTGGTGACTAGAGGCCAGTTGGGTGACTAGGGGCCAGTTGGGTGACTAGAGGCCAGTTGGGTGACTAGAGGCCAGTTGGGTGACTAGAGGCCAGTTGGGTGACTAGAGGCCAGTTGGGTGACTAGGGGCCAGTTGGGTGACTTGAGGCGATTTGgtcgactagaggcgatttgagtgACTTGAATGTCAGTTTGAAGTTGGGCCTCAGTGAACATTTTGCAATTGAGCTACAATGCTGCTCggcgacagctgccacagccaatgggaatgtcagaatgcttgcattcctcttttaacggacatactctgtcacttctatcgcttgtatcgctcttgGAGCACAGTTCAgcaattctctgtcgcttaatctTGTCGCTGCCGCTGTATACGCCTGGTTACACTTAATTGACACATTTCTCCAAAGCAATTTAGCTATTTTTTTACAGGTTCCTTGGTTACAGTatcttgagcaatgtggggttaagtgccttactCATGTGTACTTAAtctatggatggagatgtagggagaggtaaggttggaatccaaacctgcaaccctctgatcttaagaccacctccctaatatAAACATTAAACCACAGcatgcacatttgcacatttctcagtcaattcttacaaaaaaaacaactttgtGTCCCCTTAAATCTAATTAGAAATCTAAATTGGTGTTAAAATGTATATAATATAATCTTGCAACGTTGTGGAGGAGAAACAAGTCTAATAGtcaaagtgagagagacagcagTAGACATAAGTAAG contains:
- the LOC134464821 gene encoding kinesin-like protein KIF21A; protein product: MSGGQDESSVRVALRVRPQLAREKIEGCHICTFVTPGEPQVMLGKDKAFTYDFVFDMDTTQDAIYANCTEKLIEGCFEGYNATIFAYGQCGDAK